The following are encoded together in the Malaya genurostris strain Urasoe2022 unplaced genomic scaffold, Malgen_1.1 HiC_scaffold_43, whole genome shotgun sequence genome:
- the LOC131440023 gene encoding PP2C-like domain-containing protein CG9801, with protein sequence LEFDKCLFSASHDVDSMRDMRDALGALGPVNGDKPEITNLTLALTMVEKDDIIFLTSDGISDNFDPVVGKFAVPLTNKVQFSNHSVFLSSRTENSHLLAKRQNKNSISRKPQPNGLSESSTSCKLDTDSNSSIYQQSSQLKRRMFEESSSKGTRPVYLRSKTFIEPRLLSTDQKIKKTMLPQVTGAQRHQLTLLRMADLLMYGINGTLRPSTSAKQLCQLLVDFATCITSAKRKSLEQRELYYKVITSKDGCCKEIGFTKHQQKIARKRIVEGSTFALLPGKLDHASVVAFTVGSERVFNESYL encoded by the coding sequence TTAGAATTTGATAAATGTCTATTTTCAGCATCACACGACGTAGATTCAATGCGTGATATGCGAGATGCTTTGGGTGCACTTGGTCCTGTGAACGGTGATAAACCAGAAATTACTAATCTTACTCTTGCGTTAACCATGGTTGAGAAAGACGACATTATTTTTCTTACTTCAGATGGCATCAGTGATAATTTTGACCCTGTTGTAGGGAAATTCGCTGTACCCTTGACGAATAAAGTTCAGTTTTCTAACCATTCAGTATTCCTATCTTCAAGAACAGAGAACTCGCATTTGTTAGCAAAAAGGCAAAATAAAAACTCAATCAGTCGAAAACCTCAACCGAACGGATTGTCTGAATCGAGCACTAGTTGTAAGCTGGATACTGATTCGAATTCATCGATTTATCAACAATCTTCACAGCTAAAACGTCGAATGTTCGAAGAATCATCATCAAAAGGAACCCGGCCTGTCTACTTGCGTTCCAAAACATTTATTGAACCAAGATTGCTCTCAACTGatcagaaaatcaaaaaaactaTGTTACCACAAGTAACAGGTGCCCAAAGACATCAATTGACATTACTAAGAATGGCTGATCTGCTGATGTATGGAATCAACGGAACTTTAAGACCGTCCACTAGCGCCAAGCAACTCTGTCAATTGTTAGTCGATTTTGCTACTTGTATTACTTCAGCTAAAAGAAAATCACTAGAACAGCGAGAGCTCTACTACAAAGTGATTACCAGTAAGGATGGTTGTTGCAAGGAAATTGGATTCACTAAGCATCAGCAGAAAATTGCTCGCAAACGAATAGTCGAAGGTAGCACATTTGCTTTATTACCAGGAAAATTGGATCACGCATCTGTTGTTGCGTTTACTGTAGGTAGTGAACGTGTATTCAATGAATCTTATTtgtaa